The Terriglobales bacterium DNA segment TGGGCGGCAGGTGATGAAGTTCTTGGAACCTCTGACTGGCAGGAAAAGCACCTGGAGTTCCGCACCCGGCCCGATGGTCGCCTGTTAGTGGTCCGCGTTGTCAGGAGGCCGGGCACTCCTTTAATCAAAGGTACCTTTTGGATGGATGATGTGAGCTTGCTGCCGGACACAACTGTAGCGGCGCTCCAACCATGAGCGTGCTCCTGGCAGAACCGATTGTGCAGTTGAAAGCGACAACCTCCGCCGTTGGCCGGGCCTCGAAACTTGATCTTTTCTTGTTGATCGGCACCTCGCTGCTCCTAATGTTCGCGGTGCTCGCATTCGGAGCGGTCGAAATCTGGGCAGAAACGGCGCTCGAATTGGGAGCGGCCGCACTCTTGATTTGCGCAGTGTTAGCGCGGCTGTTTTCGAAAGATGCGCTGCGAATCAGGACCAGTCCATTATTCATTCCTGCCCTTTTATTCGCCGCTGTAATGTTAGCGCAGTTGGTTTTCCACCTTACGAGTTATGGTTACGTGACACTGATTACCGCCCTGCAATACGCGGCATACGGGATGGTCGCGTTCGTAGCCGTGCAAATGTCCGGGGAAGAAAAATCGTCAAGGGTGGTCATGTTGATGTGGAGCGGCTTTGGCGCCGCCCTGGCGCTGTTCGCCGTGTGCCAGCACCTGACCTGGAACGGAAAGATTTACTGGGTTCGTATGCTGCACATGGGTGGATCGCCCTTCGGTCCGTACGTAAACCACAATCATTACGCCGGGGTGGCGGAGATGCTGACGCCGTTCCTGGCTGTCCTTGCAGTTAGCGGGCAAGTAAGAGGAGGGCAGCGGGTCCTGGCGGGCTTCGGGGCCGTACTCATGGCGGGAAGCATCGTCCTTTCAGGGTCGCGAGGCGGCGCTGTGGCACTGCTGGCGGAAATTGCCGTACTCATTTATATCGTCGCGCGAATTCGGCAGTCGAACCTGAAAATCGTAGTCGCAGTTCTAGGGCTGCTGATGCTCGTATTTGTGATCTGGCTGGGCACACCCGCGTTGTGGCGTCATTTCGGAGACTTGCAGGACAGTACTCGGGTAGCGATTCTGGGCGACAGTTGGAAGATGTTTCGGCAGCGGCCGCTCTGGGGTTGGGGCCTGGGGACGTTTCCAACGGTTTACCCGGGCTTTCGAAGCTTTTACACAAACCTGCTGGTGAATGCAGCGCATAACGATTATCTGCAGGCATTGTTGGAGACCGGGGTGGCAGGATTCGCGTGCGTTGTATGGTTTGTTGCGTTGCTGTATCGCGACGGTCTGACCAAAATCCATCTATGGCACCGCACCTGGGGCCACTCACTTCGAGTGGCGGCGCTGGTGGGATGCACGGGAATCCTGGTGCACAGCTTCTTCGACTTCAACCTACAGATTCCGGCAAACGCCGCGATATTTTATTTTCTCTGCGCGCTGGTGACGAGTCCCAATGATCGGCCCGATGCGGCAGATAGAAGTCTGCACCTCGTTCCGTAAATTACTTTACTTGCGTCGCCTGGCGTAGCAGGCGCACCACGACGGGATCCACTTCTGCCGCTAATTGGGAGAGCCGGGAAAACGCCGCAGCAGAACTCGGCTGGTCCTTTATAGGCAGACAGAGATCCACGAGGAAAGAATCCTGGCCGCGGCCGCGTAGCAGGGCGAGTTTCTGTCGGAACCAGAGGCGGATCGCGTTGTCGTGAATACCGCCGTCCTCAACCCTCCAGTAGTATGCGCAAGCTTCAGTCTCGCCGGAAGGAGCAGTGGAGACGATCTGGCTGAGCTCCAGATTGGCAGCTCCGGGCAAGGGCGCTTGGCTGCGCTGCGTAAGCATCCAGCCGTTATAACGCAAGCAGTAGCTGGGACTGTGAACTCCCACGGGAACGGGCGCAATAAAGATTTCAACCGGAAGCTGTTTTCCATCCGAGTAATTGCGATAAACGATCGCCGCCGGCTGATAGGAGTTACGGGTTTCTCTCGCGTCGCTGTCCTGCACATCCGTACCGGAGAGTCCTGCTAATTGATAGGGGAAGGTGCGCAAGAGAGTAGTGTGAAGGAGTGGCGTCTGATGCTCCGGCAATATTGCTTGAGCAAGGATGCCAGAG contains these protein-coding regions:
- a CDS encoding O-antigen ligase family protein; its protein translation is MSVLLAEPIVQLKATTSAVGRASKLDLFLLIGTSLLLMFAVLAFGAVEIWAETALELGAAALLICAVLARLFSKDALRIRTSPLFIPALLFAAVMLAQLVFHLTSYGYVTLITALQYAAYGMVAFVAVQMSGEEKSSRVVMLMWSGFGAALALFAVCQHLTWNGKIYWVRMLHMGGSPFGPYVNHNHYAGVAEMLTPFLAVLAVSGQVRGGQRVLAGFGAVLMAGSIVLSGSRGGAVALLAEIAVLIYIVARIRQSNLKIVVAVLGLLMLVFVIWLGTPALWRHFGDLQDSTRVAILGDSWKMFRQRPLWGWGLGTFPTVYPGFRSFYTNLLVNAAHNDYLQALLETGVAGFACVVWFVALLYRDGLTKIHLWHRTWGHSLRVAALVGCTGILVHSFFDFNLQIPANAAIFYFLCALVTSPNDRPDAADRSLHLVP
- a CDS encoding exosortase-associated EpsI family protein; the encoded protein is MQPISRNWLIAIAMLGSGILAQAILPEHQTPLLHTTLLRTFPYQLAGLSGTDVQDSDARETRNSYQPAAIVYRNYSDGKQLPVEIFIAPVPVGVHSPSYCLRYNGWMLTQRSQAPLPGAANLELSQIVSTAPSGETEACAYYWRVEDGGIHDNAIRLWFRQKLALLRGRGQDSFLVDLCLPIKDQPSSAAAFSRLSQLAAEVDPVVVRLLRQATQVK